GAGCTCGATGGCCTCCTCGGCATTGCCCAGGTCGGCTGGCGAGATCTGCGGCGGGCGCAGTTCGTTGAACGGCTTCAGGCCGCGATCGGAGACCATGCCTTTGTGCAGTGGGTACTCGGCGGTGGTCTGGGTGATCACGCGCTGGCCTTCTTCACTGGCCATCCAGTTGAGCAGGGCCTGGGCTTGCTTGGGGTGCTTGCTGGCCTTGACCACCGCGGCGCCGGAAACGGTGACCAGGTTGCCGGCATCGCCATCGGCGAGGTAGTACAGCTTGGAATCCAGCTTGCCGCGTTCGCGCTCAAGGGCATACCAGTAGTAGTTGTTCACCAGTACTGCGGCCACTTCACCTTTTTCCACGGCTTTGAGGGCAACCATGTTGTTGGTGTAGGTCTTGCCGAACGCTTTCAGGCCGGTCAGCCATTCCTCGGTGGCTTCGCGTCCGTGCATCTTCAGGATGGCCACGGCCTGTTCCTGGAAGGCGCCGCTGGTGGGGACATAGCCGACGCGTCCGTCCCATTCGGGGTTGGCGAAATCCATCACCGTGGTCGGCAGGTCTTTCTCGTCGATCTTCTTCGGGTTGAACACCACGATGCGGGTGCGGGCGGTGATGCCCATCCAGGTGCCGTTGGCGCCTACATACTCCTTGGGCATCATGTTCGCGGTGGCGTCGTCGATCTTGGCCAGCAGGCCCAGCTCGCCGAGGTTGTTCAGCGGTGGCGATTCTTCGGTGTAGATGATGTCGGCCGGCGAGCGCGCGCCTTCCTCGATGATCTGGCTGGCCAGCTGGTTGCTGCTGCCCTTGCGGATATTGATATGGATGCCGGTCTTGGCCTCGTAGGCCTTGGCGATGGCTTCGCC
The window above is part of the Pseudomonas muyukensis genome. Proteins encoded here:
- a CDS encoding extracellular solute-binding protein: MTIRPQPLMRTLAAAVLSLVIGAPAALADEPVTLTMYNGQHKEIGEAIAKAYEAKTGIHINIRKGSSNQLASQIIEEGARSPADIIYTEESPPLNNLGELGLLAKIDDATANMMPKEYVGANGTWMGITARTRIVVFNPKKIDEKDLPTTVMDFANPEWDGRVGYVPTSGAFQEQAVAILKMHGREATEEWLTGLKAFGKTYTNNMVALKAVEKGEVAAVLVNNYYWYALERERGKLDSKLYYLADGDAGNLVTVSGAAVVKASKHPKQAQALLNWMASEEGQRVITQTTAEYPLHKGMVSDRGLKPFNELRPPQISPADLGNAEEAIELEREVGLL